The following proteins are encoded in a genomic region of Periophthalmus magnuspinnatus isolate fPerMag1 chromosome 10, fPerMag1.2.pri, whole genome shotgun sequence:
- the egr1 gene encoding early growth response protein 1: MAAAKTEMILPALQISEPLSFPHSPMDNYPKLEEVMMLSSAGTPFLTASAPEGAGFGSGEPGEQYDHLTGDTLSDLPFNCDKSEQTYSTQRLPPISYTGRFTLEPATSCSNSLWAEPILGLFTGLMSSVQSSSSSSSSSSQTSSSTSTVSAPVSSSTSTSPSSSAASLSASIHHSEPNLIYTAAPAYSSPNSDIFPDQGQGFSSGGTVQYPPPAYPNSKTCPSSFPVPMIPDYLFPQQQGEISLVPDQKPFQSQPSQPSLTPLSTIKAFATQTGSQDLKSVYQSQLIKPSRMRKYPTRPSKTPPHERPYACPVETCDRRFSRSDELTRHIRIHTGQKPFQCRICMRNFSRSDHLTTHIRTHTGEKPFACDICGRKFARSDERKRHTKIHLRQKDKKAEKAGAAVTAAPVSAASPASSYPSPITSYPSPVSSYPSPVTSCYSSPVHSYPSPSVATTYPTASMSSTFQSQVASSFPSSVASNIYSSPVPTPLSDMQSTLSPRTIEIC, encoded by the exons ATGGCTGCAGCCAAGACGGAGATGATCCTTCCAGCCCTGCAGATCTCGGAGCCCCTCAGCTTCCCTCACTCCCCCATGGATAACTACCCCAAGCTGGAGGAAGTGATGATGCTCAGCTCTGCAGGGACACCCTTCCTCACCGCCTCCGCACCCGAAGGCGCAGGCTTTGGATCCGGAGAACCCGGCGAACAGTACGACCACCTCACTGGAG ACACATTATCAGATCTCCCGTTCAACTGTGACAAATCGGAGCAGACGTACTCCACCCAGAGGCTCCCGCCCATCTCCTACACGGGCCGCTTCACGCTGGAGCCCGCCACCTCCTGCAGTAACAGCCTGTGGGCCGAGCCCATCCTGGGCCTCTTCACCGGGCTCATGAGCagcgtccagtccagctccagctcctcctccagcagctctcagacctcctcttccacctccaCGGTCTCCGCTCCGGTCTcgtcctccacctccacctccccctcATCTTCCGCGGCCAGCCTCAGCGCCTCCATCCACCACAGCGAGCCCAACCTCATCTACACCGCGGCTCCCGCCTACTCCAGCCCCAACTCAGACATCTTCCCTGACCAGGGCCAGGGCTTCAGCTCAGGGGGAACGGTGCAGTACCCTCCCCCCGCGTATCCCAACAGTAAGACCTGTCCCAGCAGCTTCCCGGTGCCCATGATCCCAGACTACCTTTTCCCTCAGCAGCAGGGAGAGATCAGCCTGGTCCCAGACCAGAAACCCTTCCAGAGTCAGCCCAGCCAGCCGTCGCTGACTCCTCTGTCCACCATCAAAGCCTTCGCCACGCAGACTGGCTCTCAGGACTTAAAGAGCGTGTACCAGTCCCAGCTCATCAAGCCCAGCCGCATGCGCAAGTACCCCACGCGGCCGAGCAAGACCCCCCCTCACGAGCGGCCGTACGCCTGCCCCGTGGAGACGTGCGACCGCCGCTTCTCGCGCTCAGACGAACTGACGCGGCACATTCGCATCCACACGGGGCAGAAGCCCTTCCAGTGCCGCATCTGCATGCGCAACTTCAGCCGCAGCGACCACCTGACCACGCACATACGCACGCACACGGGCGAGAAGCCTTTCGCCTGCGACATCTGCGGCCGGAAGTTCGCCCGTAGCGACGAGAGGAAACGGCACACTAAGATCCACCTGCGGCAGAAGGACAAGAAGGCGGAGAAGGCGGGAGCCGCGGTCACGGCGGCTCCGGTATCGGCGGCTTCCCCCGCCTCCAGCTACCCCTCCCCCATCACCTCCTACCCCTCGCCGGTGTCCTCTTACCCCTCCCCTGTCACCTCCTGTTACTCCTCTCCCGTGCACTCCTACCCCTCGCCCTCAGTGGCCACCACTTACCCCACGGCCTCCATGTCCAGCACATTTCAGTCGCAGGTAGCCTCGTCCTTCCCCTCGTCAGTCGCCTCAAACATCTACAGCTCGCCCGTGCCCACCCCTCTGTCAGACATGCAGAGCACACTCTCTCCTCGGACAATTGAAATCTGCTAA